The following are from one region of the Chloroflexota bacterium genome:
- a CDS encoding LacI family DNA-binding transcriptional regulator: MSGSTSARPIEPANARRWSARHPTIGDVARLARVSAITASRVVNGSVHVRPETRSRVVAAIEELHYRPNELARNLKTRRSHAVGLLIDVSNPFYAACATGAESVLRERGYALILASSRPSAAEEEATVELLGSYQADGLLIVPTVGSYEFLARLPSGQPIVALDRPFDRFATDVVLVKNYEGARTAVTHLLGHGRETIAFVGADETAYTTRLRLDGYTDAVRAAGVPDLIRLGAMDVAAAASIARELIHGADRPSGFFAMNNLITVGVLEAIAEAGLRVPDDIAVVGFDDVVLADVLHPRLTVVRQPAMEMGRRAAELLLSRLSGHEPSQPQTILLDAELLIRESCGCTSDQQGGDTTRGAI, encoded by the coding sequence ATGTCAGGATCAACATCGGCACGGCCCATCGAGCCTGCGAATGCGCGGCGATGGAGTGCGCGCCATCCGACCATTGGTGACGTGGCGCGACTCGCACGCGTATCTGCCATCACCGCGTCCCGGGTGGTCAACGGAAGCGTGCATGTCCGGCCGGAGACCCGCTCGCGCGTGGTAGCCGCGATCGAGGAGCTCCACTACCGCCCGAACGAGCTTGCCCGAAACCTGAAGACGCGACGATCCCACGCAGTGGGTCTCTTGATTGACGTTTCCAACCCGTTCTATGCGGCTTGCGCCACCGGCGCGGAGAGTGTTCTTCGGGAACGGGGCTACGCCTTGATCCTTGCGTCTTCGCGGCCGAGCGCAGCCGAGGAGGAAGCGACGGTCGAACTATTGGGCAGCTACCAGGCCGACGGCCTCTTGATCGTCCCGACAGTAGGGTCGTATGAGTTCCTGGCTCGGCTACCGTCCGGTCAGCCTATCGTCGCTCTTGACCGTCCGTTCGATAGATTCGCTACCGATGTCGTTCTCGTCAAGAACTACGAGGGGGCACGCACAGCAGTAACGCATCTCCTCGGGCATGGCCGCGAGACGATCGCATTTGTCGGGGCAGACGAGACGGCATACACGACTCGGCTCCGCCTCGACGGGTACACCGATGCTGTCCGTGCTGCCGGCGTCCCGGACCTCATTCGGCTTGGTGCGATGGACGTCGCCGCGGCAGCATCAATCGCCCGAGAGCTCATTCACGGTGCGGATCGGCCGTCTGGGTTCTTCGCGATGAACAACCTGATCACGGTCGGGGTCCTTGAGGCGATAGCCGAGGCGGGTCTCCGGGTTCCGGACGACATCGCCGTGGTCGGCTTCGACGACGTCGTTCTGGCCGACGTTCTCCATCCGCGTCTGACAGTCGTCCGCCAGCCAGCCATGGAGATGGGGCGGCGCGCTGCCGAGCTCCTTCTGTCGCGGCTCTCCGGACACGAGCCAAGCCAACCCCAGACGATTCTCCTCGACGCGGAGCTCCTGATACGAGAGTCGTGCGGCTGCACCTCCGACCAGCAAGGCGGCGACACAACGAGAGGTGCGATATGA
- a CDS encoding 6-phosphofructokinase, with translation MNAVVYGAYEAAVRRSIAIIGINLGFAGLVAGKYVDLGEIGLGLEVIARGGTLLGTSRSLDLRSDDAAERCVDALATLGLGGLIVIGGTGSSRGVERLRARTAIPIVFVPATIDNDVEGSDETIGFDSAVNYGVAAIDDLRVTAEALPHRAFLVEVLGADIGRLAEAIHEAAPVDAVMTPEHPLDLDAVASAMRDAMDRHYAIALMTEGCGEAGEMARRLGELMGARVRPSVLGHSQRGSRPSARDRHLGLMCGRAAIDMLATGAGGAVLVSKGVPLVQTVARRPRDPRGTRPNRVSQSLD, from the coding sequence ATGAACGCGGTCGTCTACGGTGCGTACGAAGCGGCCGTCCGAAGATCGATCGCGATCATTGGAATCAATCTTGGCTTTGCTGGGTTGGTCGCAGGCAAGTACGTGGACCTGGGTGAGATTGGATTGGGTCTCGAGGTCATCGCTCGGGGCGGAACCCTTCTCGGCACGAGCCGGAGTCTCGACCTCCGCTCCGATGACGCGGCCGAAAGGTGCGTCGATGCGCTTGCCACTCTCGGGCTAGGAGGGCTCATCGTCATCGGAGGTACCGGGAGCTCGCGAGGAGTCGAGCGCCTGAGAGCCCGGACCGCGATCCCTATTGTGTTTGTGCCGGCGACGATCGACAACGATGTGGAAGGCTCCGACGAAACGATCGGGTTTGATAGCGCAGTGAACTACGGCGTCGCAGCTATCGACGATCTACGGGTGACGGCCGAGGCGCTTCCGCACCGTGCCTTCCTCGTCGAAGTCCTCGGCGCAGATATCGGGCGGCTTGCGGAAGCAATTCATGAGGCGGCCCCCGTCGACGCAGTCATGACGCCGGAGCACCCGCTCGATCTGGACGCGGTCGCCAGCGCGATGCGCGACGCGATGGACCGACACTACGCGATCGCGCTCATGACCGAGGGGTGTGGCGAAGCTGGCGAGATGGCACGCCGACTTGGCGAACTCATGGGTGCGCGCGTCCGCCCCTCGGTGCTCGGGCACAGCCAGCGCGGGTCACGGCCGTCGGCGCGAGACCGGCACCTTGGGTTGATGTGTGGCCGTGCGGCTATCGACATGCTCGCAACCGGAGCGGGCGGCGCCGTTCTCGTCTCCAAAGGAGTGCCATTGGTCCAGACCGTGGCACGGCGACCACGAGACCCGCGGGGGACACGGCCCAACCGGGTGAGCCAGAGTCTCGACTGA
- a CDS encoding metallopeptidase family protein, with protein sequence MVDPNGSSRFDAIDAAVERGIDEGLADLPPAFAERLGSVAIVVEDEPTVSQLASTGAQGLYGLYQGVPRTAFAADGVPIPSKITLFRGPLTRSHPDLNDLRAAVIATLHHEIAHHFGISDRRLGELRRGR encoded by the coding sequence ATGGTGGATCCGAACGGTTCGTCGAGGTTTGACGCGATCGATGCGGCCGTCGAACGCGGGATCGATGAGGGTCTGGCGGACCTGCCGCCGGCGTTCGCGGAGCGTCTGGGCTCCGTGGCCATCGTCGTGGAGGACGAGCCGACGGTCTCCCAGCTGGCGAGCACCGGCGCCCAGGGCCTGTACGGGCTGTACCAGGGGGTGCCTCGGACCGCGTTCGCGGCGGACGGCGTCCCGATCCCGAGCAAGATCACCCTGTTCCGCGGGCCGCTGACGCGCTCCCACCCGGACCTGAACGACCTCCGCGCCGCGGTCATCGCGACCCTCCACCACGAGATCGCCCACCACTTCGGGATCTCCGACCGGCGGCTCGGTGAACTGCGGCGCGGCCGCTGA
- a CDS encoding energy-coupling factor transporter transmembrane protein EcfT, whose amino-acid sequence MNARVVVVWSAAALTVDLATNDPVYRATLLLVCVDVLLALVPPSRSLRPLITVVVVIGVLAVGLNLALSHTGTHVLVEMPVDWPLLGGPITLEAAAYGLAAGLGIAGAVFAVAPISLVLETHELVDALPRGLERSALVVASALNLAPAIGRSAVAIRDAETMRGWRPRGPRSWAEILVPTMLGAIEDSLGLAEAMESRAFGSGPRTRYAPGRWNRGDALVVVAAIAAAGCFIVGRIAGASLDWRPYPTLVAPAVEPVLIGAILLLAAPLIGRRWSASTI is encoded by the coding sequence ATGAACGCGCGCGTCGTCGTCGTCTGGTCCGCGGCTGCCCTCACGGTCGATCTCGCCACGAACGACCCGGTCTATCGCGCGACGCTCCTGCTCGTGTGCGTCGACGTCCTGCTCGCCCTCGTCCCGCCGTCACGGTCGCTCCGACCCCTCATCACCGTCGTCGTCGTCATCGGCGTCCTCGCCGTCGGTCTCAACCTCGCGCTCAGCCACACCGGGACCCATGTCCTCGTCGAGATGCCGGTCGACTGGCCCCTCCTCGGCGGTCCGATCACGCTGGAGGCGGCGGCGTACGGCCTCGCCGCCGGACTCGGGATCGCCGGGGCGGTCTTCGCGGTGGCGCCGATCTCGCTCGTCCTCGAGACCCACGAGCTCGTCGACGCCCTGCCCCGTGGCCTCGAGCGGAGCGCCCTCGTCGTCGCGTCCGCCCTCAACCTCGCCCCGGCGATCGGGCGGAGCGCGGTCGCCATCCGCGACGCCGAGACGATGCGCGGCTGGCGACCTCGCGGCCCCCGGTCATGGGCGGAGATCCTCGTCCCGACGATGCTCGGTGCGATCGAGGATTCGCTCGGCCTCGCCGAGGCGATGGAGTCGCGCGCATTCGGGAGCGGACCGCGGACGCGCTACGCGCCGGGCCGCTGGAACCGGGGCGACGCGCTCGTCGTCGTCGCGGCGATCGCGGCGGCCGGTTGCTTCATCGTCGGGCGGATCGCCGGCGCGTCGCTCGACTGGCGGCCGTATCCCACGCTCGTCGCACCCGCGGTCGAGCCCGTCCTCATCGGCGCCATCCTCCTCCTCGCGGCCCCGCTCATCGGTCGACGATGGTCCGCCTCGACGATCTGA
- a CDS encoding ester cyclase: MSIEENKALVRRFIDEVFVAGSFAAVDELMVEDFMPHTWGSMGSGRQALKDAITRVSTGLTDTSMTIEDMIAEDDRVAVRLTSRAVQVGPFMGLPPSGKAYSIGEIHIFRLRDGRVSEHWHEADFLGMLRQLGALPEHS, encoded by the coding sequence GTGTCGATCGAGGAGAACAAGGCGTTGGTACGCCGGTTCATCGACGAGGTCTTCGTCGCGGGCTCCTTCGCAGCGGTCGATGAGCTCATGGTCGAGGACTTCATGCCCCACACGTGGGGATCGATGGGCTCGGGCCGGCAGGCCCTCAAGGATGCGATCACCCGCGTCTCGACTGGACTGACGGACACGAGCATGACGATCGAGGACATGATCGCCGAGGACGACCGGGTCGCCGTGCGGCTGACGTCCCGCGCGGTCCAGGTCGGCCCGTTCATGGGGCTGCCGCCGAGCGGCAAGGCGTACTCGATCGGCGAGATCCACATCTTTCGCCTCCGGGACGGCAGGGTCAGCGAGCACTGGCACGAGGCCGACTTCCTCGGCATGCTTCGCCAGCTTGGCGCGTTGCCTGAGCACTCCTGA
- a CDS encoding ECF transporter S component, with protein sequence MTLVILSLGGLALFLWPFAGAGMPSDSPAIAVALGALGGLLLIELGARRLDVRALALLAAIAAIDAALRLALVSGIGGFSPIFFLILCAGYVFGPAFGFEAGALAMLVSAIATGGVGPWLPYQLFAAGWVGVTAGVVGGRLTTAPSRRDLVLLAAVGVVTGFAFGALMDVWDWTFFAGSPDLGWVPGAPLGETIARFGRFYLVTSFAYDAFRAVGNGILVVVAGAPVLAALARLRARLTFEVVGGSQAL encoded by the coding sequence ATGACGCTCGTGATCCTCTCCCTCGGCGGCCTCGCCCTCTTCCTCTGGCCGTTCGCCGGCGCCGGAATGCCGTCGGACAGCCCGGCGATCGCCGTCGCGCTCGGGGCCCTCGGCGGGCTCTTGCTCATCGAGCTCGGCGCCCGCCGGCTCGATGTGCGGGCGCTCGCGCTCCTGGCGGCGATCGCCGCGATCGACGCGGCGCTCCGGCTCGCCCTCGTGTCCGGGATCGGCGGATTCAGCCCGATCTTCTTCCTCATCCTGTGTGCCGGCTACGTGTTCGGACCGGCCTTCGGGTTCGAGGCCGGCGCGCTCGCGATGCTCGTCTCGGCGATCGCGACCGGCGGCGTCGGGCCGTGGCTGCCGTACCAGCTGTTCGCGGCGGGATGGGTCGGCGTCACCGCGGGAGTGGTCGGCGGGCGCCTCACGACCGCGCCGAGCCGTCGCGACCTCGTCCTCCTCGCCGCCGTGGGGGTGGTCACCGGCTTCGCCTTCGGTGCGCTCATGGACGTCTGGGACTGGACGTTCTTCGCGGGATCACCGGACCTCGGCTGGGTGCCCGGCGCCCCGCTCGGCGAGACGATCGCCCGGTTCGGCCGGTTCTACCTCGTGACCTCGTTCGCGTACGACGCGTTCCGCGCGGTCGGCAACGGGATCCTCGTGGTCGTCGCCGGCGCGCCGGTCCTCGCCGCCCTCGCCCGGCTCCGGGCGCGCCTCACCTTCGAGGTCGTCGGGGGGAGTCAGGCGCTCTGA
- a CDS encoding substrate-binding domain-containing protein: protein MRAPVAVTAVAVLALVASACSSSASSTPSAASSSTPAAGKAYKLTLIQGVKGDPFYVTMGCGAQAEATKEGATLTITGGDKWDAAVQTVIVDSVTASKPDGVMIAPNDAKAMFAPLKAMNDAGIKVTLVDTGLEDLSFAQSFITSNNLQGGQLAAKALAKLIGDKGTVLVVNTNPGVTTVDARVKGFYDELKNHPNITALPVQYDLDDPTVATTITTSTLAAHPDLVGIFATNVQTAEGVATGLKQAGNTSVQVIAFDAGPKQIADLKSGIVQGLIAQDPYTIGVDGVQQTILALNGQPTTKSIQTDLAVITKDNMNDPSVQKFFYKSSC, encoded by the coding sequence ATGCGTGCACCAGTAGCCGTAACGGCGGTCGCGGTCCTTGCTCTGGTGGCGAGCGCCTGCTCGTCGTCCGCAAGCAGCACGCCGAGCGCGGCGAGCAGCAGCACCCCGGCCGCAGGCAAGGCCTACAAGCTAACCCTGATCCAGGGCGTCAAGGGCGATCCGTTCTACGTGACCATGGGCTGCGGCGCCCAGGCTGAGGCGACCAAGGAAGGCGCCACGCTGACGATCACCGGTGGCGACAAGTGGGACGCCGCCGTCCAGACGGTGATCGTCGACTCGGTGACCGCGAGCAAGCCGGACGGCGTCATGATCGCGCCGAACGACGCCAAGGCCATGTTCGCCCCGCTCAAGGCCATGAACGACGCCGGCATCAAGGTGACCCTCGTCGACACCGGCCTCGAGGATCTCTCGTTCGCCCAGTCGTTCATCACTTCGAACAACCTGCAGGGTGGTCAGCTGGCCGCCAAGGCGCTCGCCAAGCTCATCGGCGACAAGGGCACCGTCCTGGTCGTCAACACCAATCCGGGCGTCACGACGGTCGACGCCCGCGTCAAGGGCTTCTACGACGAGCTGAAGAACCATCCGAACATCACGGCGCTCCCGGTCCAGTACGACCTGGACGACCCGACTGTGGCCACCACTATCACGACGTCCACCCTCGCTGCTCACCCCGACCTGGTCGGCATCTTCGCGACAAACGTGCAGACTGCCGAGGGCGTGGCCACAGGCCTGAAGCAGGCCGGCAACACCAGCGTCCAGGTGATCGCCTTTGACGCCGGACCCAAGCAGATCGCAGACCTCAAGAGCGGCATCGTGCAGGGTCTCATCGCCCAGGACCCGTACACCATCGGCGTGGACGGCGTTCAGCAGACGATCCTGGCGCTCAACGGCCAGCCGACGACGAAGTCTATCCAGACGGACCTCGCCGTCATCACCAAGGACAACATGAACGACCCGAGCGTCCAGAAGTTCTTCTACAAGAGCTCCTGCTGA
- a CDS encoding ATP-binding cassette domain-containing protein: protein MVRLDDLSYWYPGSVDPALDAVSVEIGAGLTIVAGGSGSGKSSLLRLLNGLVPQFHGGRIAGTATVAGHDVIVTPTRHLATHVGFVFQDPERSFVYGTVEREIAFSLENLGVAAPEMHARVEESLERLAIPNLRDRRVATLSGGERQRVALAAALAPRPGLLVLDEPTSQLDAAGAASVVEACIELAAGGLAVVVAEHRLERLLPAASGVLLVDHGRVEHVSAAAAAGSGRIASPPPIVELGLRLGWTPLPLTVEAARARAPRLADPAPTGGSTSGGPVAWTLTAASLGPRGTVVLDRVDLAGHGGEVVVLVGPNGGGKTTILRTLAGLLPPLAGRLERAAGRAAYVPQDPTSLLHRPTLRAEVELTLRRSGSREPATAILADLGLDRLAERYPRDLSAGERQRGAIAAVLAGSPRLALLDEPTRGMDRPARDAIGRLIARLRADGGSVVVATHDLDLAAEIADRVVEVADGRIVELGPPDRSLSSPSRHTTQIGQLYPGGPVAVRDVLERLGALERGDVLGRDDVAPGHGLLVRR from the coding sequence ATGGTCCGCCTCGACGATCTGAGCTACTGGTATCCCGGGAGCGTCGATCCGGCCCTCGATGCCGTATCCGTCGAGATCGGTGCCGGGCTGACGATCGTGGCCGGCGGCTCGGGAAGCGGCAAGTCGTCGCTCCTCCGCCTGCTCAACGGACTCGTGCCGCAGTTCCACGGCGGCCGCATCGCCGGCACGGCAACGGTGGCCGGTCACGACGTCATCGTCACCCCGACACGCCACCTCGCGACGCACGTCGGCTTCGTCTTCCAGGACCCGGAGCGGTCGTTCGTCTACGGAACCGTCGAGCGGGAGATCGCATTCAGCCTCGAGAACCTCGGCGTCGCAGCACCCGAGATGCACGCCCGGGTGGAGGAGTCGCTCGAGCGGCTTGCGATCCCCAACCTCCGCGACCGGCGGGTCGCGACGCTGTCCGGCGGAGAGCGACAGCGCGTCGCCCTCGCCGCCGCCCTCGCCCCGCGACCCGGACTGCTCGTCCTCGACGAGCCCACCTCGCAGCTCGACGCGGCCGGGGCGGCCTCCGTCGTCGAGGCCTGTATCGAGCTTGCGGCCGGCGGTCTCGCCGTCGTCGTGGCCGAGCACCGTCTCGAGCGCCTTCTGCCGGCGGCGTCCGGGGTCCTCCTCGTGGATCATGGCCGGGTCGAGCACGTGTCCGCCGCGGCGGCGGCTGGGTCGGGGCGGATCGCATCACCGCCGCCGATCGTCGAGCTCGGACTCCGGCTCGGCTGGACGCCGCTGCCGCTCACCGTGGAGGCCGCCCGAGCGCGAGCGCCGCGGCTCGCCGACCCGGCCCCGACCGGAGGTTCGACGTCCGGCGGACCGGTTGCCTGGACGCTCACGGCGGCGAGCCTCGGCCCGCGCGGAACGGTCGTCCTCGATCGGGTCGATCTCGCCGGGCACGGCGGCGAGGTGGTCGTCCTCGTCGGCCCGAACGGGGGCGGCAAGACGACGATCCTGCGGACACTCGCCGGTCTCCTCCCGCCGCTCGCCGGCCGTCTCGAGCGAGCCGCGGGCCGCGCCGCGTATGTTCCCCAGGACCCCACGTCCCTCCTCCATCGACCGACCCTCCGCGCCGAGGTGGAGCTGACGCTCAGGCGGAGTGGGAGCCGCGAGCCGGCGACGGCGATCCTCGCCGACCTCGGCCTCGACCGGCTCGCCGAGCGCTACCCACGCGACCTGAGCGCCGGCGAGCGGCAGCGCGGCGCCATCGCGGCCGTGCTCGCCGGTTCGCCGCGGCTCGCCCTGCTCGACGAGCCGACGCGCGGGATGGACCGGCCGGCCCGCGACGCGATCGGCCGCCTCATCGCCCGACTCCGGGCGGACGGCGGTTCGGTGGTCGTGGCGACCCACGATCTCGATCTCGCCGCGGAGATCGCGGACCGCGTCGTCGAGGTCGCCGACGGCCGCATCGTGGAGCTCGGCCCGCCGGACCGCTCCCTCTCCTCCCCGAGCCGCCACACGACACAGATCGGCCAGCTCTACCCGGGCGGTCCCGTCGCGGTCCGCGACGTCCTCGAACGCCTCGGCGCCCTCGAGCGCGGCGACGTCCTTGGCCGCGACGACGTGGCCCCCGGCCACGGCCTCCTCGTCCGCCGATGA
- the acnA gene encoding aconitate hydratase AcnA: protein MDAVAGTDPFGARTSLGAGWPDIFALDAIERSGLELGVELGRAPVTWRILLENLLRHAGGGIVREADVATLVAWKPGRAAEAEIPFMPSRVILQDFTGVPAVVDLAVMRDAMAALGGDPTRVDPLVPADLVIDHSVQVDAYGTPAAFLFNVAREYERNTERYQFLRWAQTAFRGLRVVPPGTGIVHQVNLEYLASVVTTRDGVAFPDTLVGTDSHTTMINGLGVLGYGVGGIEAEAVLLGQPLYQPMPRIVGVRLRGELPSGSTATDLVLVVTEQLRAFGVVGAFVEFAGDGLAGLGLADRATIANMSPEFGATATLFPIDEETLAYLRLTGRPAALVDLVERYARRQGLWREPGPGPDFDDVVELDLSSIVPSVAGPRRPQDRVVLADLPANFRAAFPSAAPTAESTADQSRLADEGGLTGSTENGAVAIEIGGRSAVVRAGSVAIAAITSCTNTSNPTVMVGAALLARNAVARGLSVSPVVKTSLAPGSKAVTAYLEAAGLMTSLEALGFGLTGYGCTTCIGNSGPLEEAVARAIEGHDLVVAAVLSGNRNFEGRIHPLARASYLASPPLVVAFALAGRVDIDLTSEPLGIDRDGRPVFLADLWPSATEIREVIRTAIDPALFERTYATVFDGDDRWRALPIPAGSRYDWDPASTYIARSPFFDGLAATPAPVADIENGRVLAVLGDSVTTDHISPAGSIAPSSPAGRWLQEHGVGPLDFNSYGARRGHHEVMIRGTFANIRLRNALAGGREGPFTVHLPDDTPGTIYETAMRYRDEGTPLLVIAGREYGSGSSRDWAAKGTALLGIRAVLAESYERIHRSNLVGMGVLPLQFEPGESAASLRLSGRERYTIEGLDQIGPRERVEVATRSDDGEERRFTAIARLDGDIDVEYFRGGGILPTVLRRLAGA, encoded by the coding sequence ATGGACGCGGTGGCAGGCACGGACCCATTCGGGGCACGGACGAGTCTCGGTGCCGGGTGGCCGGACATCTTCGCCCTCGATGCGATTGAGCGCTCGGGCCTCGAGCTCGGCGTCGAGCTCGGGCGGGCGCCCGTGACCTGGCGAATCCTCCTCGAGAACCTCCTCCGCCACGCCGGCGGCGGCATCGTCCGTGAAGCGGACGTCGCGACCCTCGTGGCCTGGAAGCCGGGCCGCGCAGCCGAGGCCGAGATCCCGTTCATGCCGTCGCGGGTCATCCTCCAGGACTTCACCGGCGTTCCGGCCGTCGTGGACCTGGCGGTCATGCGGGATGCCATGGCCGCCCTGGGCGGGGATCCCACCCGGGTCGACCCGCTCGTCCCGGCCGATCTCGTCATCGATCATTCCGTCCAGGTGGATGCGTACGGCACGCCGGCCGCGTTCCTCTTCAACGTCGCTCGCGAGTATGAGCGGAACACCGAGCGGTACCAGTTCCTCCGGTGGGCCCAGACGGCGTTCCGCGGCCTCCGCGTCGTGCCGCCGGGCACCGGCATCGTCCACCAGGTGAACCTCGAGTACCTCGCCTCCGTCGTCACGACCCGCGACGGCGTGGCCTTCCCGGACACGCTCGTCGGGACGGACTCGCACACGACGATGATCAACGGCCTCGGCGTCCTCGGCTACGGCGTCGGCGGGATCGAGGCCGAGGCCGTGCTCCTCGGCCAGCCGCTGTACCAGCCGATGCCGCGGATCGTCGGCGTCCGACTGCGCGGCGAGCTCCCGAGCGGCTCCACGGCGACCGACCTCGTCCTCGTCGTGACGGAGCAGCTGCGGGCGTTCGGCGTGGTCGGCGCGTTCGTCGAGTTCGCCGGCGACGGGCTCGCCGGCCTGGGCCTGGCCGACCGGGCGACGATCGCGAACATGAGTCCCGAATTCGGGGCCACCGCGACCCTCTTCCCGATCGACGAGGAGACGCTCGCCTACCTCCGCCTCACCGGCCGCCCGGCCGCGCTCGTCGATCTCGTCGAGCGCTACGCCAGGCGCCAGGGGCTGTGGCGGGAGCCGGGCCCCGGACCGGACTTCGACGACGTCGTCGAGCTCGACCTGTCGTCCATCGTCCCGTCCGTGGCGGGACCACGTCGGCCGCAGGACCGGGTCGTCCTCGCCGACCTGCCGGCGAACTTCCGGGCGGCGTTTCCGTCGGCCGCACCGACCGCGGAGAGCACGGCCGACCAGTCGCGCCTCGCCGACGAGGGCGGCCTCACCGGCTCGACGGAGAATGGGGCGGTCGCCATCGAGATCGGCGGACGGTCCGCGGTCGTGCGGGCCGGCTCGGTCGCCATCGCCGCGATCACCTCGTGCACGAACACCTCGAACCCGACGGTCATGGTGGGTGCCGCCCTCCTCGCCCGGAACGCCGTCGCGCGCGGGCTCTCGGTCAGCCCCGTCGTGAAGACCTCGCTCGCGCCCGGATCGAAGGCGGTGACCGCGTATCTCGAGGCCGCCGGGCTCATGACGTCGCTCGAGGCCCTCGGGTTCGGGCTCACCGGTTACGGCTGCACGACGTGCATCGGCAACTCCGGGCCGCTCGAGGAGGCCGTCGCCCGGGCGATCGAGGGACACGACCTCGTCGTCGCCGCCGTCCTCTCCGGCAACCGGAACTTCGAGGGGCGGATCCATCCCCTCGCCCGAGCGTCGTACCTCGCGTCTCCGCCGCTCGTCGTCGCCTTCGCGCTCGCCGGCAGGGTGGACATCGACCTCACGAGCGAGCCGCTCGGCATCGATCGCGACGGACGGCCCGTCTTCCTCGCCGACCTGTGGCCGTCGGCGACCGAGATCCGCGAGGTCATCCGGACGGCGATCGATCCGGCCCTCTTCGAACGGACCTACGCGACCGTCTTCGACGGCGACGACCGCTGGCGGGCGCTGCCGATCCCGGCCGGCTCGCGGTACGACTGGGACCCCGCCTCGACGTACATCGCCCGCTCGCCGTTCTTCGATGGCCTGGCGGCGACACCGGCGCCGGTCGCCGACATCGAGAATGGGCGGGTCCTCGCGGTACTCGGCGATTCGGTGACCACGGATCACATCAGCCCGGCGGGCTCGATCGCCCCGTCGTCCCCCGCCGGGAGGTGGCTCCAGGAGCACGGCGTCGGGCCGCTCGACTTCAACTCCTACGGCGCCCGGCGCGGCCATCACGAGGTCATGATCCGGGGGACGTTCGCGAACATCCGCCTTCGGAACGCGCTGGCCGGCGGGCGTGAGGGGCCGTTCACGGTCCACCTCCCGGACGACACACCCGGGACGATCTACGAGACCGCCATGCGCTATCGGGACGAGGGAACGCCGCTGCTCGTCATCGCCGGCAGGGAGTACGGCTCCGGCTCATCGCGCGACTGGGCGGCGAAGGGTACCGCCCTCCTCGGCATCAGGGCGGTGCTCGCCGAGAGCTACGAGCGGATCCACCGCTCGAATCTCGTCGGGATGGGCGTCCTGCCGCTGCAGTTCGAGCCCGGCGAGAGCGCCGCCTCGCTGCGACTGAGCGGGCGCGAACGCTACACGATCGAGGGTCTCGACCAGATCGGCCCCCGCGAGCGGGTCGAGGTCGCGACCCGCTCCGACGACGGGGAAGAGCGCCGCTTCACCGCCATCGCGCGGCTCGACGGCGACATCGATGTCGAATATTTCCGGGGCGGCGGCATCCTGCCGACCGTGCTCCGCCGACTCGCCGGGGCCTGA